The genome window CCAGATCCGCGAGGAGTAGCTGATGTAGTTCTCCCCGTCGTGGGCGAAAACGACCTGCTGGCCGAAGGCGTACTGGCCGGTGCCGTCGGTGGGGGCGGCATTGCCCTCGCCCCGCCACACACCGATCAGCGGCAGCAGGGCGAGCAGGCCGTCGTGGAGGTCGGGACCCTGGCGGAGGTTGGCGGTGTCCTCGGCGACGGGCAGGTCACCGAGGGTGGGGATATTGCGGGACGCGGTGGTCTTCGCCTGTTCGGCGGCGCGGGCGACGGCCTCGTTGCCGCCGATCTCGGGGGTATCACTCATGGCGTCAAGGCTACAGCCCGCCGGGACGACCGCTCAGAGTGCCGCGCGTTCCTCCTCCGACAGCGGTGCGGACTGCGGCGCGAGATCCGTGGTGCTGATCGTGGTGAAGTACTGCTCCGTCTCGATGTACAGGGCGCCGCCGTTGACATAGACCCGGCCGGGGTGGGTGGGCAGTGGCAGGGAGTCGGCGGGCAGCTCCAGGGTGAAGGCGGCGAGAACGCGGTCCCGGGTGGCGTCGTCCAGGGCGCGGGAGTTCCCGTCTCCGCGGGAGGTGTCCCCGTCGATCGAGACGATCCGGGTGGGCAGCAGCCGGACATCGCCTTCCCAGACCCGCAGCCGCATCTCGACCTCTACCGGGTCGTCGACCCCGGCCACCCCGCGGGGGGTGGCGGTGAACCAGGCCTCGGTCTCCCAGCCGCCGGAGGGGGAGATGTCCTCAACACCCTGGATGTGCAGGTCATCGAGGCCGTCCGGGGCGGTACCACCGCCGGTCATCAGTCCGCCGAGGGCGACCGGGTCCAGCTGGAGGCGGGTGAACACCTTCTTCGCCGGGGCGTCGGTGAAGTCCCCGGAGATCAGCTCATCGCGGCTCAGCGTCACCTTCTCCGCCGAGGAGGTGACGGACACCCGGGTGAAGCCGGGGATCTCCACGTCACGGGCCTCCACCGAGACCGAGGTCAGCTGGTGGGACCACAGGGCGGCGGAGAAGGGCATGCCGCCGACCTGAACCGCCGGCGGGCTGGCGAGGTCACCGTCGTGCCAGAGGAGTTGGGAGATCGTCCGCTCCACCTTCGCCGCGAACAGACTGTCGGCGACGACAGCGGCCCCGGCGAGGACGCCGAGCGCCACCACCACCGACAACAGGATGCGGAGCGGGCGTCGTCGCTGGCGGGTACTGCGCGTGAGATCGCGGGCGTCGTCGGTCACCGCTCCAGCATAGATCAGCGCATGAC of Corynebacterium terpenotabidum Y-11 contains these proteins:
- a CDS encoding LmeA family phospholipid-binding protein; this encodes MTDDARDLTRSTRQRRRPLRILLSVVVALGVLAGAAVVADSLFAAKVERTISQLLWHDGDLASPPAVQVGGMPFSAALWSHQLTSVSVEARDVEIPGFTRVSVTSSAEKVTLSRDELISGDFTDAPAKKVFTRLQLDPVALGGLMTGGGTAPDGLDDLHIQGVEDISPSGGWETEAWFTATPRGVAGVDDPVEVEMRLRVWEGDVRLLPTRIVSIDGDTSRGDGNSRALDDATRDRVLAAFTLELPADSLPLPTHPGRVYVNGGALYIETEQYFTTISTTDLAPQSAPLSEEERAAL